The proteins below come from a single Anderseniella sp. Alg231-50 genomic window:
- a CDS encoding ATP-binding protein: MIWNRHPSGDDARPQPPDDEAGRTRLQPDTAAILDTIIRAVPDPFIMLDDSGTILSHNQPAAELTGQNMIGQHLSQHIRAPAVLEAIERVVDSGAPDQVHYERRTGGGRLFEVFITPVAMIDGPRAPAVTVLLRDLSTQQQLEKMRADFVANASHELRTPLASMTGFIETLQGSARNDARAREKFLGRMLEQAHRMRRLIDDLLSLSRIEMNLHRTPSDHVDMSEVARYCVELLAVRASESDCEVRVDAPLGMIVNGERDELIQVTQNLIENAIKYGASERGIDVSVAHNSGRGQIELAVADYGAGIDAQHLPRLTERFYRVSVQESRSGGGTGLGLAIVKHIALRHRGQLDITSRKGEGSIFKLTLPVSGEVARAAE, translated from the coding sequence ATGATCTGGAACCGACACCCGTCAGGCGATGACGCACGGCCCCAGCCTCCAGATGATGAGGCTGGTCGTACCAGACTGCAACCTGATACTGCAGCTATTCTGGATACCATCATCCGTGCTGTGCCGGATCCGTTCATAATGCTGGACGACAGCGGTACTATCCTTTCCCACAATCAACCGGCAGCTGAGCTGACCGGCCAGAACATGATTGGCCAGCACCTGTCTCAGCATATCCGTGCGCCGGCAGTCCTGGAAGCGATAGAGCGCGTTGTCGACAGTGGGGCACCGGATCAGGTGCACTATGAACGCCGCACCGGTGGCGGCAGGCTGTTCGAAGTGTTCATTACGCCGGTTGCAATGATCGACGGGCCCCGAGCGCCAGCGGTAACCGTTTTGTTGCGCGATCTGAGTACACAGCAGCAGCTTGAAAAAATGCGGGCTGATTTCGTTGCCAATGCCAGTCACGAGCTGCGCACGCCGCTGGCATCCATGACCGGGTTCATCGAAACCCTGCAGGGATCAGCCAGAAACGATGCCAGGGCGCGCGAAAAATTTCTCGGCAGAATGCTGGAGCAGGCTCATCGCATGCGGCGGCTGATCGACGACCTGTTGTCGTTGTCACGCATTGAAATGAACTTGCACCGTACCCCGTCCGATCATGTCGACATGTCGGAAGTGGCGCGCTACTGCGTGGAGCTTCTGGCCGTACGGGCATCAGAATCTGATTGCGAAGTAAGGGTGGATGCACCTTTGGGCATGATCGTCAATGGCGAGCGCGACGAACTGATCCAGGTCACGCAAAACCTCATCGAAAACGCCATCAAGTACGGCGCATCAGAGCGTGGCATAGACGTGTCTGTCGCCCACAACTCCGGACGCGGGCAGATTGAACTGGCTGTAGCCGACTACGGTGCCGGCATTGATGCACAACACCTGCCCAGGCTGACGGAAAGGTTTTACCGGGTGAGCGTGCAGGAGAGCCGTTCCGGCGGTGGAACCGGCCTCGGACTGGCTATCGTCAAGCACATTGCGCTGCGCCATCGTGGCCAACTCGACATAACGTCGCGCAAAGGGGAAGGCAGCATCTTCAAACTGACGCTGCCGGTGTCCGGTGAAGTGGCAAGAGCTGCGGAATAA
- a CDS encoding alpha/beta hydrolase, with protein MTNLQDDPRSGPDEDEIWDFMEAGTQFYPADTTELSIGEQRRCYDNLCTHFHAGRPDGLKVTDLTCPGPAGVIALRQYVPENCNGGSAIYMHGGGFILGGLDSHDDICCGIAVEAGITVIAIHYRLAPEHTFPAAFDDCMAAVEWVFDNSGMLDIDAGRIVLAGDSAGGNLAAAVCIARRDQRQKMPVGQVLVYPALGGDRSRGSYVSRRHAPGLTTADIEYYDQMYLGTVAAGTRSPKFHAPLLETDCAGLPRAFLVACEWDPLRDDCFDYADRLRSAGVAAQVRHEPELVHACLRARHTSPAARAMFEAISAAISDMAQ; from the coding sequence ATGACAAACTTGCAAGATGACCCACGCAGCGGTCCGGACGAAGACGAGATTTGGGACTTCATGGAGGCGGGGACACAGTTTTACCCGGCCGACACGACTGAATTGTCAATCGGCGAACAACGCCGGTGCTATGACAATTTGTGCACCCACTTTCATGCCGGGAGACCGGACGGCCTGAAGGTGACAGACCTGACCTGCCCAGGTCCGGCCGGTGTCATTGCGTTACGCCAATATGTGCCTGAAAACTGCAATGGCGGCAGCGCAATATACATGCACGGCGGCGGTTTCATTCTGGGCGGCCTCGACAGCCATGACGATATCTGTTGCGGCATTGCCGTCGAGGCTGGCATCACCGTAATTGCAATCCACTACCGATTAGCTCCTGAACACACCTTCCCGGCGGCGTTTGATGATTGCATGGCGGCGGTGGAGTGGGTTTTCGACAATTCAGGCATGCTGGACATCGATGCCGGCCGGATCGTGCTCGCAGGAGATTCTGCCGGTGGCAATCTGGCCGCCGCGGTCTGCATTGCAAGACGCGACCAGCGGCAGAAAATGCCGGTCGGCCAGGTGCTGGTCTATCCGGCACTCGGTGGCGACAGATCCAGAGGGTCTTATGTATCGCGACGACATGCGCCGGGGCTGACAACAGCCGACATCGAGTACTACGATCAGATGTATCTGGGGACAGTGGCAGCAGGCACCCGATCGCCCAAATTTCACGCACCTCTGCTTGAGACCGATTGTGCAGGGCTCCCGCGCGCCTTTCTGGTAGCGTGCGAATGGGACCCGCTGCGTGATGACTGTTTTGACTATGCGGACCGCCTGCGTTCGGCAGGTGTCGCAGCGCAGGTGCGTCATGAACCGGAACTGGTGCATGCCTGCTTGCGCGCGCGCCACACATCGCCCGCGGCCAGAGCCATGTTCGAGGCGATCAGCGCTGCAATTTCAGACATGGCGCAATGA
- a CDS encoding CocE/NonD family hydrolase: protein MSQDTAIIDQFPRQVREIENQWITLTDGTRLAARIWLPADAEDNPVPAILEYLPYRKRDGTVERDQLTHPYFAGHGYACVRVDMRGCGESDGVLEDEYSRQELDDGVEVISWLAGQAWCSGTVGMMGISWGGFNGLQIAAMRPEPLKAVITLCSTDDRYADDIHFKGGCLINENLGWGATMLSYSSRPPDPALVGDGWFDTWMQRLDNEPFLAARWLRHQRRDDYWKHGSICEDYSGIEAAVLAVGGWNDAYSNAIFRMLAHLKAPVKTIIGPWAHKYPHFAVPGPRIGFLQEALRWWDFWLKGEATGVLRDPAVRTYVMASTPPAALPPHIPGKWISEASWPGQSSQPNRLYLTPDGLREAPGEEQALSLSSPQTTGRDGGEFCVIWMGPEFAGDQARDDAGSVVFDSQPLGADMDLVGPVELELEFSSDKPVALLAVRLNDVRPDGSVSRITYALQNLTHIVSHEHPEPLEPGEKYFCRIRLDDVARTLPEGHRLRLSLSTCYWPMMWPAPEPVTLDIHTARSWLTVPVRAPVPGENAPVFPEPVSAPPVDLVELRVPSNSREQTEDADTGEVTMSIEDDFGLYRNAQHGLITGEVGRETHSIRPDDPLSARMTTHWTQEIQRDDIVLRTETWSTMHSSAGYFHLTARIEAWHNEKLVFERDFAEDIARDLN from the coding sequence TTGAGCCAGGACACCGCAATCATCGACCAGTTCCCGCGCCAGGTGCGTGAGATTGAGAACCAGTGGATCACCCTGACGGACGGCACAAGGCTGGCGGCCCGCATCTGGCTGCCTGCTGACGCCGAAGACAACCCGGTTCCGGCAATCCTGGAATACCTGCCTTATCGCAAGCGCGACGGTACCGTGGAGCGGGACCAGCTGACACATCCCTACTTTGCCGGCCACGGCTATGCCTGCGTGCGGGTCGATATGCGCGGCTGTGGCGAGTCCGACGGTGTGCTGGAAGACGAATACAGCCGGCAGGAACTGGATGACGGCGTCGAAGTGATCAGCTGGCTTGCCGGACAGGCCTGGTGCAGCGGCACAGTCGGCATGATGGGAATTTCGTGGGGTGGCTTCAACGGCCTGCAGATCGCCGCCATGCGGCCTGAACCGCTAAAAGCGGTTATCACCCTGTGTTCAACCGATGACCGGTATGCAGATGACATTCATTTCAAGGGCGGTTGCCTGATCAATGAGAACCTGGGTTGGGGCGCCACCATGCTGTCGTACTCATCACGCCCGCCGGATCCGGCGCTGGTTGGCGACGGCTGGTTCGACACCTGGATGCAGCGATTGGATAACGAGCCGTTCCTGGCAGCGCGGTGGCTGCGCCATCAACGCCGTGACGACTACTGGAAGCATGGCTCGATATGCGAGGACTATTCCGGCATCGAGGCTGCTGTATTGGCGGTCGGCGGCTGGAACGATGCCTATTCCAACGCCATATTCCGAATGCTGGCGCACCTGAAGGCACCGGTGAAAACAATTATCGGGCCGTGGGCGCACAAGTATCCGCATTTTGCCGTTCCCGGCCCGCGCATCGGTTTCCTGCAAGAAGCCCTGAGATGGTGGGATTTCTGGCTGAAAGGCGAGGCGACGGGTGTGCTGCGTGACCCGGCCGTGCGCACCTATGTCATGGCATCGACACCGCCTGCCGCCCTGCCGCCCCATATTCCGGGAAAATGGATATCGGAAGCGAGCTGGCCGGGCCAGTCGAGCCAGCCGAACCGGCTTTACCTCACCCCGGACGGATTGCGTGAGGCCCCTGGCGAAGAACAGGCTCTCAGTCTCAGTTCACCGCAGACAACCGGGCGCGACGGCGGTGAGTTCTGCGTCATCTGGATGGGACCGGAATTTGCCGGCGACCAGGCGCGCGACGATGCAGGTTCGGTTGTGTTTGACAGCCAGCCCCTGGGAGCCGACATGGACCTGGTCGGCCCGGTCGAACTGGAGCTGGAGTTTTCCAGCGACAAGCCGGTCGCCCTGCTGGCCGTACGCCTGAACGATGTGCGTCCGGACGGCAGCGTATCGCGCATCACTTACGCACTGCAGAACCTGACCCATATTGTCAGCCACGAACATCCTGAGCCACTCGAGCCGGGTGAGAAATATTTCTGCCGGATCAGGCTGGACGACGTGGCACGCACCCTGCCAGAAGGCCACAGGCTGCGACTTTCCCTGTCCACCTGCTACTGGCCGATGATGTGGCCGGCGCCGGAACCGGTCACGCTGGATATACATACTGCCAGATCCTGGCTGACGGTGCCTGTGCGCGCACCGGTGCCCGGTGAAAATGCGCCGGTGTTTCCCGAACCGGTATCGGCACCACCTGTGGACCTCGTCGAACTGCGCGTACCATCGAACTCGCGGGAACAGACCGAGGATGCAGATACAGGCGAAGTCACCATGTCAATCGAGGACGATTTCGGCCTGTACCGGAATGCACAACACGGCCTGATCACAGGTGAAGTGGGCCGCGAAACCCACAGCATTCGCCCGGACGACCCGCTATCGGCCCGCATGACAACTCACTGGACACAGGAAATCCAGCGTGATGACATTGTGCTGCGCACGGAAACCTGGTCGACAATGCATTCCTCGGCCGGTTATTTTCACCTGACCGCCCGCATTGAAGCCTGGCACAATGAAAAACTGGTGTTTGAACGTGACTTCGCAGAAGACATCGCGCGCGACCTCAACTGA
- a CDS encoding cyclic nucleotide-binding domain-containing protein, whose translation MKKNSLQHIIAAVDEIREIPLFTALGDGDARRLSVHCVWRSVAENELIIDYEDDTAEVLFVVDGRVRILLRTASGREVILDDMQGGRYFGEMAAIDGLPRSANVTALEKTRICVMPDAVFRDACTTIPSVGLSVMKMLADRVRTLNQRLGEYAFLTAKQRLCAELLRLSRPRMGNEKQRIVSPPPLQRELADRISTQREVVTRELASLARKSVIEKTRGGLVLVEPDRLNAIIDEAQSK comes from the coding sequence TTGAAAAAAAACTCATTGCAGCACATCATCGCCGCCGTGGATGAGATCAGAGAAATACCATTGTTTACGGCACTGGGGGATGGAGACGCCCGCCGCTTGTCGGTGCATTGCGTCTGGCGTTCGGTTGCCGAGAACGAGCTTATTATCGACTATGAAGACGATACGGCTGAAGTGCTGTTTGTCGTCGATGGCCGGGTACGGATTCTGCTGCGCACGGCTTCGGGTCGCGAGGTTATTCTGGATGATATGCAGGGCGGCCGGTATTTCGGGGAAATGGCGGCCATCGACGGGCTGCCGCGGTCGGCCAATGTGACAGCGCTGGAAAAAACCCGGATCTGCGTGATGCCGGATGCGGTGTTCCGCGATGCCTGCACCACCATACCGTCGGTCGGGCTGTCGGTGATGAAAATGCTGGCGGATCGGGTGCGAACCTTGAACCAGCGTCTGGGCGAGTATGCCTTCCTCACGGCGAAGCAGCGCCTGTGCGCCGAATTGTTGCGATTGTCACGTCCCAGGATGGGCAATGAAAAGCAGCGTATCGTGTCGCCACCGCCGCTGCAGCGTGAACTGGCTGACAGGATTTCCACCCAGCGCGAAGTGGTGACGCGTGAACTGGCCAGCCTGGCCCGCAAGAGTGTTATTGAGAAGACCCGAGGTGGCCTGGTGCTGGTCGAGCCGGACCGGCTCAATGCGATTATCGACGAAGCCCAGTCGAAATAG
- a CDS encoding alpha/beta fold hydrolase, translating to MPAPTPLLQDGPATGPILLLAHGAGAPMDSDFMTEMAGLLAGCGVHVVRFEFAYMRARRTDGKRRPPPRMPGLIDEFQQVMSRFPDGPVFIGGKSMGGRVASMIAADPQDGSNIAGLACLGYPFHPPGKPDSLRTQHLPAITCPALIVQGERDPFGNKDDVAGYELPANMQVFWSASGNHDLTPPKKSGRTAQENWTEAAQAISGFIDGNT from the coding sequence ATGCCGGCACCCACACCTCTTCTGCAGGATGGTCCTGCTACTGGCCCGATCCTGCTGCTGGCCCACGGCGCAGGTGCGCCGATGGACTCAGACTTCATGACCGAGATGGCAGGCCTGTTAGCTGGCTGCGGGGTTCATGTGGTGAGATTCGAATTCGCCTATATGCGCGCACGACGGACTGACGGCAAGAGACGGCCGCCACCTCGCATGCCGGGCCTGATTGATGAATTTCAGCAGGTCATGTCCCGGTTCCCGGATGGTCCGGTATTCATCGGCGGCAAGTCCATGGGGGGGCGGGTGGCCAGCATGATTGCTGCCGACCCGCAGGACGGCAGCAACATAGCCGGGCTGGCATGCCTGGGCTATCCGTTTCATCCGCCCGGCAAGCCTGACAGCTTGAGGACACAACACTTGCCGGCAATCACCTGCCCGGCGCTGATCGTGCAGGGCGAGCGTGACCCGTTCGGCAACAAGGATGATGTTGCAGGTTATGAACTGCCGGCCAACATGCAGGTTTTCTGGTCGGCTTCGGGCAATCATGATCTTACACCCCCGAAAAAATCCGGCCGCACGGCACAGGAGAACTGGACCGAGGCTGCGCAGGCGATTTCAGGCTTTATCGACGGTAATACCTGA
- a CDS encoding transporter substrate-binding domain-containing protein yields the protein MNTVAQHIRASGWLSYIKIAAVAGLIGVTGSAAPAFAADELPLFRQVEKADVTTSLRKVRRVRFAVDTQFPPFAFRDTAGALTGFLPLSVDAMCTDLKIKCEFVIQDTVNMEGALTANEADVAVYMKGRDELDFEKLEFTRPFLRPFGRFATRTSSPIRKTDVRTLAGKRIGVREGTTHASFIKQYFNRSLLVSYPNHEGLYEAARTGKVDIVFDDAFRLMFWLQGTISRQCCHFVGRGYVDRSRFSKPLSMVVRREDNDLRKVLDYGLDRLQTSGRFTLIYNRFFPQSPY from the coding sequence ATGAACACTGTTGCACAGCACATCCGCGCAAGCGGGTGGCTCTCATACATCAAGATTGCCGCTGTTGCCGGTCTGATCGGCGTCACAGGCAGTGCCGCGCCTGCCTTCGCAGCGGATGAACTGCCCCTGTTCCGGCAGGTCGAAAAGGCCGATGTGACCACCAGCCTGCGCAAGGTGCGCCGTGTCCGGTTTGCAGTCGATACCCAGTTTCCGCCGTTTGCATTCCGCGATACCGCCGGCGCCCTGACCGGGTTTCTGCCGCTGTCCGTCGATGCCATGTGCACCGATCTGAAGATAAAGTGCGAGTTCGTAATCCAGGATACTGTCAATATGGAAGGCGCCCTGACCGCCAATGAGGCCGATGTCGCGGTCTACATGAAAGGACGTGACGAACTGGATTTTGAAAAACTGGAGTTTACCCGGCCGTTCCTGCGCCCGTTCGGGCGGTTTGCGACACGAACCTCAAGCCCGATCAGAAAAACCGATGTTCGCACCCTGGCCGGTAAGCGCATCGGGGTTCGCGAAGGCACAACCCACGCCAGCTTCATCAAGCAGTATTTCAACCGCTCATTGCTGGTGTCCTATCCAAACCATGAAGGCCTTTACGAAGCGGCCCGCACCGGCAAGGTTGATATTGTGTTCGATGACGCGTTTCGCCTGATGTTCTGGCTGCAAGGCACGATTTCCAGGCAGTGCTGCCATTTTGTCGGGCGTGGATACGTCGACAGGTCGCGGTTTTCAAAGCCGCTGTCTATGGTAGTTCGGCGCGAAGACAATGATTTGCGCAAAGTGCTGGACTATGGTCTCGACCGCTTGCAGACATCCGGACGGTTCACCCTGATCTACAATCGCTTCTTCCCGCAATCTCCATACTGA
- a CDS encoding radical SAM protein, translating to MNEISNPLVAEFEPIDPAKFKNPDLTALGEVRASVSLSALETLWINTGTLCNITCANCYIESSPTNDRLEYFKLADAVSLFDEIATLKLGTREIAFTGGEPFMNPDMPAMMEAALARGHDVLVLTNAMQPMQRLKIKTGLVDLNERYPGRITLRVSLDHYGKALHEAERGPKTWDKAVAGMDWLNAQGFQIAIAGRTCWGETDDISRTGYRDLIAVRGWRIDPADRGQLVLFPEMNDKADVPEITTACWDILSKRPDEQMCATSRMVVKRKGADAPAVLPCTLLPYDGDFEMGPDLASSLKAEGGNFADGAVKLNHPHCSKFCVLGGASCSG from the coding sequence ATGAATGAAATCTCCAATCCACTTGTCGCCGAGTTTGAACCTATCGACCCGGCGAAGTTCAAGAACCCGGACCTCACGGCCCTGGGCGAGGTGCGCGCCAGTGTCAGCCTGAGTGCGCTGGAGACGCTGTGGATCAACACCGGCACGCTGTGCAACATCACCTGTGCCAACTGCTATATTGAATCCTCGCCGACCAATGACCGGCTGGAGTATTTCAAACTGGCCGATGCGGTGTCGCTGTTCGACGAGATTGCCACCCTCAAGCTGGGCACCAGGGAAATCGCCTTTACCGGCGGCGAACCGTTCATGAACCCGGACATGCCGGCCATGATGGAGGCAGCGCTTGCCCGCGGCCATGACGTTCTGGTGCTGACCAACGCCATGCAGCCCATGCAGCGGCTGAAAATCAAGACCGGGCTGGTCGACCTGAACGAACGCTATCCGGGCCGCATCACCCTGCGGGTCAGCCTGGACCATTACGGCAAGGCCCTGCACGAAGCTGAGCGCGGTCCGAAAACCTGGGACAAGGCGGTTGCCGGCATGGACTGGCTCAACGCACAAGGCTTCCAGATCGCCATTGCCGGGCGCACCTGCTGGGGCGAGACCGACGATATTTCCCGAACCGGCTACCGCGACCTGATCGCCGTGCGCGGCTGGCGCATCGACCCGGCCGACCGGGGCCAGCTGGTGCTGTTTCCGGAAATGAACGACAAGGCCGATGTGCCTGAAATAACCACCGCCTGCTGGGACATTCTGAGCAAACGCCCGGACGAGCAGATGTGCGCGACCAGCCGCATGGTGGTCAAGCGCAAGGGAGCCGATGCGCCTGCTGTATTGCCCTGCACGCTGCTGCCCTATGACGGGGATTTTGAAATGGGCCCCGACCTTGCCTCATCACTCAAGGCCGAAGGCGGCAACTTTGCCGACGGCGCGGTGAAACTGAACCACCCGCACTGTTCAAAGTTCTGCGTGCTGGGTGGAGCCAGTTGCTCGGGTTGA
- a CDS encoding carbohydrate kinase family protein, with protein sequence MTLKALTLGSAVIDIIVTIAPERIEHMRMRNAEASYLLVEEGRKVDAESVTRHIGGGGVNTAVSLSRLGFDTAALVKTGAGRNAEDVIERLERENVSRDFLISDGELATGSSVLLSSHEHNAGIFTARGANTALLPRDLADDAFERDLVFISGLSNESADCFPHVIGKASAAGARIATNPGIRQLSSRADEFFACLDRISILTLNRVESEQLVPRLIANGTADQRTVIKPAGDPNSLVDRGLMAGGFNLPFDSYVRAITSLGVDMLLVTNGSDGAYAGTAEAIWHCTVPSVEVEGTAGAGDAFASTFAGMITAGASIEDALKSATCNAGSVVSHLDTQTGLLSRKGVSERVKKYEDGLVVTKWDIV encoded by the coding sequence ATGACACTCAAGGCACTCACCCTCGGTTCGGCCGTTATAGACATCATCGTCACCATCGCGCCGGAGCGCATCGAGCATATGCGCATGCGCAATGCGGAAGCCTCATACCTGCTGGTCGAGGAAGGCCGCAAGGTCGATGCGGAATCCGTGACCCGCCATATCGGCGGCGGCGGCGTCAACACGGCAGTGTCCCTGTCGCGGCTGGGCTTTGACACCGCAGCCCTCGTCAAGACCGGTGCCGGCCGCAACGCCGAAGACGTCATCGAGCGGCTTGAACGTGAAAACGTTTCGCGGGATTTCCTGATCAGCGACGGAGAGCTTGCAACCGGTTCTTCGGTGCTGCTGTCGTCGCATGAACACAATGCCGGTATTTTCACCGCCCGTGGCGCCAATACGGCGCTGTTGCCCCGAGACCTTGCCGATGACGCATTTGAACGAGACCTGGTGTTCATTTCCGGATTGTCCAATGAGTCCGCCGACTGTTTTCCCCACGTTATCGGCAAGGCCAGTGCAGCCGGCGCCCGCATTGCCACCAACCCCGGCATCCGGCAGTTGTCGTCACGCGCCGACGAGTTTTTTGCCTGCCTCGACCGGATTTCCATCCTGACCCTGAACCGGGTCGAATCGGAACAGCTTGTGCCACGCCTGATTGCCAACGGCACCGCCGACCAGCGCACCGTGATCAAGCCTGCCGGAGACCCCAATTCGCTGGTCGACAGGGGGCTGATGGCGGGTGGCTTCAACCTGCCGTTTGACAGTTATGTCCGGGCTATTACGTCCCTGGGCGTCGACATGCTGCTGGTCACCAATGGGTCGGACGGTGCCTATGCCGGCACGGCCGAGGCCATCTGGCATTGCACGGTGCCGAGTGTTGAGGTGGAGGGAACCGCCGGCGCCGGGGACGCTTTCGCCTCGACGTTCGCCGGCATGATTACCGCCGGCGCCAGCATTGAAGACGCGCTCAAGTCAGCCACCTGCAATGCAGGCTCGGTAGTGAGCCATCTCGACACGCAGACCGGTTTGCTGAGCCGCAAGGGGGTCTCCGAGCGCGTGAAGAAGTATGAAGACGGGTTGGTGGTGACTAAATGGGATATTGTTTGA
- the otnK gene encoding 3-oxo-tetronate kinase produces the protein MSIALGCIADDFTGASDLAAILARSGHKVGLRIGVPPANEDSPPSPFEVIALKCRTEPVDDAVTATKKAANWLMARGAGQLYWKYCSTFDSTPDGNIGPVSEALMARLGADQTIYCPAFPENGRSIYMGNLYVGDVPLDESPMRDHPLTPMRDANLMRLLAPQVAGKVGHIAWPDIAKGGAYIAGRLRALADSGVAHVVPDAISQADLAAISEAVQDFKLITGGSALALDLPRLLAAKGSVAATDADIISPATTDGNIVLSGSCSAMTRAQVADYSADAAAYRLDPLTLADGPDALDQARQWLAEQDPSAPKIIYATAEPADVAAAQEKLGRDKAGQVVEDALATLARDAFGHGVRRFVVAGGETSGAVTQALATDRLGVGREIAPGVPWCFAERDGQTFAITLKSGNFGTEDFFTRALKMLG, from the coding sequence ATGAGTATCGCACTGGGCTGTATCGCCGATGATTTTACCGGCGCCAGCGACCTTGCCGCCATCCTGGCCAGGTCAGGCCACAAGGTGGGCCTGCGCATCGGCGTGCCACCGGCAAACGAAGACAGCCCGCCGTCCCCGTTCGAGGTTATCGCACTCAAATGCCGGACCGAGCCGGTGGACGACGCCGTGACGGCAACCAAGAAGGCGGCCAACTGGCTGATGGCGCGCGGTGCCGGCCAGCTCTACTGGAAATACTGCTCGACCTTCGATTCAACGCCTGACGGCAATATCGGCCCGGTATCGGAAGCCCTGATGGCGCGGCTGGGCGCAGACCAGACCATCTACTGCCCGGCATTTCCCGAAAACGGCCGGTCGATCTATATGGGCAACCTGTATGTGGGCGACGTGCCGCTTGATGAAAGCCCGATGCGGGACCATCCGCTGACGCCGATGCGAGACGCCAACCTGATGCGCCTGCTGGCCCCCCAGGTTGCGGGCAAGGTCGGACATATCGCCTGGCCGGACATTGCCAAAGGTGGTGCCTATATAGCAGGCAGATTGCGCGCGCTGGCAGACAGCGGCGTCGCTCACGTGGTACCGGACGCCATCTCGCAGGCCGACCTGGCAGCAATCTCCGAAGCAGTGCAGGACTTCAAGCTGATCACCGGCGGCAGTGCGCTGGCTCTTGACCTGCCGCGCCTGCTGGCGGCGAAAGGCAGTGTTGCAGCCACCGACGCCGACATCATCTCGCCTGCAACCACGGACGGCAACATCGTGCTGTCGGGTTCGTGTTCTGCCATGACCCGCGCCCAGGTTGCCGACTACAGTGCCGATGCCGCGGCTTACCGTCTCGACCCACTGACGCTGGCCGACGGTCCGGATGCGCTGGACCAGGCCCGGCAATGGCTGGCAGAACAGGACCCGTCTGCACCGAAGATCATCTATGCCACTGCGGAGCCTGCCGATGTTGCCGCAGCACAGGAGAAGCTGGGTCGCGACAAGGCCGGCCAGGTCGTGGAAGACGCGCTTGCCACACTGGCGCGCGATGCGTTCGGCCACGGTGTCAGGCGATTTGTCGTGGCCGGCGGCGAGACTTCGGGTGCGGTGACGCAGGCGCTGGCCACGGACCGGTTGGGCGTGGGTCGCGAAATAGCGCCCGGCGTGCCGTGGTGCTTTGCCGAGCGCGACGGCCAGACGTTCGCCATTACGCTCAAATCCGGCAATTTCGGCACGGAGGACTTCTTCACCCGTGCCCTGAAAATGCTGGGTTAG